From Mesobacillus boroniphilus, the proteins below share one genomic window:
- a CDS encoding DUF4179 domain-containing protein gives MNEIEGRLNEEKKRLDAITAPEEFEARLRGALDAKPSRKPKHRSRYLMVAAVGLLCFMLIGYNYNAFAYYGKKLFGFDEVISETLQDLNEKGMGQIVDKKTTLIDGTELTIDGIMTDANQLIMYYTLSNPQGLKDTFSDIFNPDKVTGFLTNAHGGGGTAIINDSGKEVKGTLYFDPVSPFSRKLTLHFRQGVDNREGSVTFPYDPNKAMQTQIHQSIKETIKVDKGTLTFKTIKATPTSTVIEGKMDVVDYDRLHFGLEGVELIANGRSIQKLGYGVKSSFNGSKFDLRFDGLPAQLDSLELTVKEFIGYKELEEQIPLTSDEEIHFDLEGNDLWIKVVAATEKGIEVTFKTDGNVLLDGVSIKSGSRSTPLKTTIGHKLEKQGDGRIISERTMIFETKTMPDHLLVEGIYYVKQYNEQIEIPVH, from the coding sequence ATGAACGAGATAGAGGGTCGATTGAATGAGGAGAAGAAGCGGTTGGACGCAATAACCGCTCCGGAAGAATTCGAAGCAAGATTACGAGGTGCTCTCGATGCTAAACCTTCAAGGAAGCCTAAGCACAGATCGCGGTATTTAATGGTCGCTGCTGTGGGCTTACTATGCTTCATGCTTATTGGTTACAATTATAACGCCTTTGCCTACTATGGGAAAAAGCTATTCGGTTTTGATGAAGTCATTAGTGAGACTTTGCAAGATTTAAATGAAAAAGGCATGGGACAAATAGTTGATAAAAAGACTACTTTGATTGATGGTACGGAGCTGACCATCGATGGAATCATGACAGATGCTAACCAATTAATTATGTATTACACGTTATCAAATCCTCAAGGCTTGAAGGATACGTTCAGTGACATTTTTAATCCTGATAAAGTAACGGGCTTTCTTACCAATGCCCATGGGGGAGGAGGCACAGCCATCATTAATGATTCCGGTAAAGAAGTGAAAGGGACATTATACTTTGATCCGGTTAGCCCATTCTCAAGAAAATTGACCTTGCACTTTAGGCAAGGTGTGGATAATAGGGAAGGGAGCGTTACATTTCCTTATGATCCGAATAAAGCAATGCAGACTCAGATTCATCAGTCGATCAAAGAAACAATTAAAGTTGATAAAGGAACGTTAACTTTCAAAACGATTAAGGCGACACCGACGTCAACTGTTATTGAAGGGAAAATGGACGTTGTTGATTATGATCGGCTTCACTTCGGTCTTGAGGGAGTCGAGTTAATCGCAAATGGGAGATCCATTCAGAAACTTGGTTACGGTGTTAAGTCATCATTTAATGGAAGCAAGTTTGATCTCCGTTTCGATGGCCTGCCAGCACAACTTGATTCACTTGAATTAACCGTAAAAGAGTTTATAGGTTATAAAGAACTGGAAGAACAGATCCCGCTTACTTCGGATGAAGAAATTCACTTTGATCTAGAAGGAAATGATTTGTGGATTAAAGTAGTTGCTGCAACTGAAAAAGGAATAGAAGTCACCTTTAAGACAGACGGAAATGTATTGCTCGATGGAGTTTCAATCAAAAGCGGCTCCAGGAGCACTCCTTTAAAAACAACAATAGGCCATAAGCTGGAGAAACAAGGAGATGGACGAATCATCAGTGAGCGGACAATGATATTTGAAACGAAAACCATGCCAGATCATTTACTGGTCGAAGGCATTTATTATGTAAAACAATACAATGAACAGATTGAGATTCCGGTACATTAG
- a CDS encoding NAD(P)H-dependent oxidoreductase, with the protein MNVLIVFAHPDGQSLNGALKDITVEILEQNGHKVAVSDLYAKKFKAVADQDDFLVLKNPNRFNYISEQYHALKNNTFAADIVEEQKLVTWADLIIFQYPMWWTDAPAILKGWFDRVFSYNFAYGPGRYEEGNLKGKMAFVSVTHGAEDLSEYGETGIKGKVEERLFNIQHEKLYFCGMTVLEPFLFPAGADEETRLQHFEDWKERLARLKDETPVYA; encoded by the coding sequence ATGAATGTTCTCATCGTATTCGCGCACCCGGACGGCCAATCGCTAAACGGGGCATTAAAAGACATAACGGTTGAAATCCTTGAACAGAATGGTCATAAGGTAGCGGTATCAGACCTATATGCTAAGAAGTTTAAAGCAGTTGCTGATCAAGACGATTTCCTTGTGCTTAAAAATCCAAATCGTTTCAATTATATTTCCGAACAATACCACGCGCTGAAAAATAACACCTTCGCAGCTGACATTGTTGAAGAACAAAAATTAGTAACCTGGGCGGATTTGATCATTTTTCAATATCCGATGTGGTGGACGGATGCCCCGGCGATATTGAAGGGATGGTTTGATCGTGTTTTCTCCTACAATTTTGCATACGGTCCAGGCAGATATGAAGAAGGAAACCTGAAAGGGAAAATGGCCTTCGTATCTGTCACTCATGGAGCGGAGGATCTGTCGGAGTACGGGGAAACTGGAATTAAAGGCAAAGTCGAGGAACGATTGTTCAATATTCAGCATGAGAAACTTTACTTTTGTGGGATGACCGTACTTGAGCCTTTCCTGTTCCCGGCAGGTGCAGATGAGGAAACTAGATTGCAGCATTTCGAAGACTGGAAGGAACGACTAGCGCGATTAAAAGATGAAACGCCTGTATATGCTTGA
- a CDS encoding cupin domain-containing protein: MYYVPYGYPNQNPYYVNGSMYHNARQTVYGPYSYANPYRYPNGNGNILLKDYGPNPYVVDINQATIQNNTYRTALWTGEHLQVTLMSIEVGGDIGLEMHPDVDQFLRIEQGQGIVQMGTTKDNLTFQRNVVDDSAIMIPAGTWHNVTNTGNMPLKLYSIYAPPNHPFGTVHKTKADAMAGEEASANGNTVVFGRTPDDWVRHTEYLVNEGLEDVKRGINATHILQEFILMGVLVGKGYSPEEAYETVEEWERTGESKLLQESKNM, translated from the coding sequence ATGTACTATGTTCCATATGGGTATCCAAATCAAAACCCTTATTATGTGAATGGATCGATGTATCACAATGCGAGACAGACTGTCTATGGGCCTTATTCGTATGCAAATCCTTATCGCTATCCCAATGGTAATGGAAATATCCTTTTAAAGGACTATGGCCCAAATCCATATGTTGTCGATATTAATCAAGCAACCATTCAAAACAACACGTATCGCACTGCTTTATGGACAGGCGAACATTTGCAAGTAACGTTGATGAGCATCGAGGTTGGCGGAGACATCGGTTTGGAGATGCATCCTGATGTTGACCAATTTTTGCGGATTGAACAGGGCCAGGGGATTGTTCAGATGGGTACAACGAAAGACAACTTAACTTTTCAAAGAAATGTCGTTGATGATTCTGCCATCATGATCCCTGCTGGCACATGGCATAACGTGACCAATACAGGCAACATGCCGCTGAAGCTGTACTCGATCTATGCTCCTCCTAACCATCCATTTGGTACTGTCCATAAGACAAAAGCAGATGCAATGGCTGGAGAAGAAGCCAGCGCAAATGGGAATACAGTTGTCTTTGGCAGGACTCCAGACGACTGGGTACGTCACACGGAATATTTAGTGAATGAAGGATTGGAAGATGTGAAAAGGGGAATAAACGCTACGCACATCCTTCAAGAATTCATTCTTATGGGAGTCCTGGTAGGCAAAGGTTATTCTCCTGAAGAAGCATACGAAACAGTAGAAGAATGGGAACGTACAGGAGAATCCAAACTCCTGCAGGAAAGCAAGAATATGTAG
- a CDS encoding helix-turn-helix domain-containing protein, whose product MILFRKRNETQGGPGVSLFHVSQKFCKIVREKTRSHPFVSINRKVVRMIQQLLLLQRVIDYIEDHIKEEQSAEELARMVGYSPYHFSRIFQKQTGYTLMDYVVKRKLQFALYELVNGKKIIEIALDYGFETHAGFTKAFKKCFGSPPSLYKEHGPTSLPQKLDLNSLHEKNTGGIVLQPQIVRRSAFAVAGKIFSIENFPADRNVPAFWDQEGLTDGSIERYLYEVMSPKKHGEYCINLSRSLDEDRCRYLFAVDYDDEKGLPDGLTATEIPEAVYAIFRTPLVEVGQFAAAIKGTWRYILEDWFPHSSYEVDEEGFDFEFYDEHCHHWDYKRIYMEIHIPIKEKSRE is encoded by the coding sequence TTGATATTATTTAGAAAACGTAACGAGACACAGGGCGGTCCCGGTGTCTCGTTATTCCACGTATCCCAAAAGTTTTGTAAAATTGTAAGGGAGAAGACAAGGAGCCATCCATTTGTCTCCATCAACCGTAAAGTGGTGAGGATGATTCAACAGTTACTTTTACTTCAACGTGTTATTGATTATATAGAGGATCATATTAAAGAGGAGCAGAGTGCTGAAGAGCTGGCAAGAATGGTTGGGTATTCTCCTTATCATTTTTCGCGGATTTTTCAGAAACAGACAGGTTATACATTGATGGATTATGTGGTAAAAAGGAAGCTCCAGTTTGCACTGTATGAATTAGTGAATGGGAAAAAGATCATCGAAATTGCCCTGGATTATGGGTTTGAAACACATGCTGGCTTCACGAAAGCGTTCAAGAAGTGTTTTGGAAGTCCCCCGAGTCTTTATAAGGAGCATGGCCCGACATCATTGCCTCAAAAACTAGATCTGAATAGCCTTCACGAAAAGAACACGGGCGGCATTGTCTTGCAGCCTCAGATCGTCCGCAGGAGTGCTTTTGCTGTCGCCGGGAAAATCTTCAGTATAGAGAATTTCCCTGCTGACAGAAATGTGCCGGCCTTTTGGGACCAGGAAGGTTTGACAGATGGTTCGATTGAAAGGTATTTGTACGAAGTAATGTCACCGAAAAAGCATGGAGAGTATTGTATCAATTTGAGCCGCAGCCTTGATGAAGACAGGTGCCGTTATTTATTTGCTGTAGACTATGATGATGAAAAAGGCTTACCCGACGGATTAACAGCTACAGAAATCCCCGAGGCTGTCTATGCCATATTCCGGACACCTTTGGTTGAGGTTGGCCAATTCGCTGCGGCGATTAAAGGGACGTGGAGATATATACTCGAGGATTGGTTTCCGCACTCATCCTATGAAGTGGATGAAGAAGGATTTGACTTTGAATTTTATGATGAGCATTGCCATCATTGGGATTATAAAAGAATCTATATGGAAATACATATTCCGATCAAAGAAAAATCTCGAGAGTGA
- a CDS encoding MFS transporter, translated as MTFIQKMDSYRVYIYTRFWSQFFFTFIFTVNLLYHVKVVGLDPLQLVLVGTVLEAVVFFFEIPTGFMADLKSRRLSVIIGYFLIGAGFLIEGSFPYFAAVLLSQVLWGIGYTFTSGAHQAWIADEIGEDRASEAFVNGAKAGTLGQVIAIPLSMLIGYFFMINLPIIIGGLSMVGLAVFLLFFMKEENFKPVQHENTSTWKTLKSNMNEMVHYTKASYLMRILLLIALFFGLYSEGFDRLWISHFLEETRLAYMTEGNLVVLIGSINFVVMLLSFVGLHFISRSSLHHQLNTIYASLLIGCVLIITSLTGFALSTGIIGLLCFYLIIQGTRSVMAPLEDTWLNKIIPDSSTRATFFSVKGQVDAIGQISGGPAIGLIAANFSIKIAMIASAILLTPVIYLYQLVIKKSRG; from the coding sequence TTGACATTTATTCAAAAAATGGATTCGTATCGTGTCTATATCTATACACGTTTTTGGTCACAGTTCTTTTTTACATTTATTTTTACGGTTAACTTGCTTTATCATGTGAAGGTCGTTGGTCTTGATCCGCTGCAGTTGGTTCTGGTCGGCACTGTTCTGGAGGCGGTTGTTTTCTTTTTTGAGATTCCGACTGGGTTTATGGCGGATTTAAAAAGTCGCAGGCTTTCGGTGATTATCGGGTATTTTTTGATTGGGGCTGGATTCCTCATCGAGGGCAGTTTTCCGTATTTCGCAGCCGTGTTATTGTCTCAGGTTCTCTGGGGAATTGGCTACACGTTTACAAGCGGAGCGCATCAAGCCTGGATTGCTGATGAGATTGGAGAAGATCGTGCTTCCGAGGCTTTTGTGAATGGTGCAAAGGCTGGCACACTCGGACAAGTGATCGCGATTCCTTTGAGTATGCTGATCGGTTATTTTTTCATGATCAATTTGCCTATCATCATTGGCGGATTATCCATGGTGGGATTAGCTGTCTTTCTGCTCTTTTTTATGAAGGAAGAGAATTTCAAACCTGTCCAACATGAAAATACATCCACTTGGAAGACGCTGAAAAGTAATATGAACGAGATGGTCCATTATACAAAGGCCAGTTATCTAATGCGGATTCTTCTCCTTATTGCCTTGTTTTTCGGGCTATATAGTGAAGGCTTTGACCGGCTATGGATTTCTCACTTTCTCGAAGAAACTCGTCTCGCCTACATGACAGAAGGCAATTTGGTCGTCCTAATCGGAAGCATTAATTTTGTCGTTATGCTCCTATCATTTGTCGGTCTTCATTTTATCAGCCGGAGTTCTCTCCATCATCAGTTGAACACCATCTATGCATCTTTGCTGATTGGATGTGTTCTGATTATCACGTCGCTGACCGGTTTTGCTCTTTCAACTGGTATCATCGGTTTGCTGTGCTTTTATCTAATCATACAAGGAACAAGGTCTGTCATGGCACCGCTTGAGGATACATGGCTGAATAAGATCATTCCTGATTCCTCGACACGTGCGACGTTCTTTTCGGTAAAAGGCCAGGTTGACGCCATTGGCCAAATAAGTGGAGGACCGGCGATTGGATTGATTGCCGCCAACTTTTCTATCAAAATCGCCATGATTGCAAGCGCCATTCTTTTAACGCCTGTCATCTATCTTTATCAATTGGTCATCAAAAAATCTCGAGGGTGA
- a CDS encoding DUF4003 family protein, whose translation MDKANRNIENYILIYSQLRERYRWKVTDQSVLMMVASLYISNNRTFDMNRFTELAEFIKSESGIFSPLRSESRFTFAAMLDTRFESPKEKFPAFIAAYNALVSEGFSKNTFTYIAAMQLVTANLVDLKSLSERARAIYKKMREEHLFLTGHSDYPLAVMLAQHDRQTDEMISYIEDLYSKLSQNGFRKGNDLQSMSHILSLNENSTADDMVALSTEIYDRMKKEGIKPKSMFYPQIALLTLIEKGNDNLSEIKAIWEQLNAEKLFKWKKDINFMMAVNFVISDKVEHSPLLQTNLSTTIETLIQAQQAASIAAISSAAVVASSSGGE comes from the coding sequence ATGGACAAAGCAAACAGGAATATTGAGAATTATATTCTGATTTATTCCCAGCTAAGAGAAAGATACCGCTGGAAGGTGACCGATCAATCGGTTTTGATGATGGTCGCATCTTTGTATATCTCCAACAACCGGACCTTTGATATGAATAGATTTACTGAGCTTGCCGAATTTATAAAAAGTGAGTCTGGGATCTTTTCGCCTTTGCGATCCGAGTCCCGTTTCACCTTTGCCGCTATGCTTGACACAAGGTTTGAAAGTCCTAAAGAAAAATTTCCTGCCTTTATCGCCGCATACAATGCCTTGGTATCAGAGGGCTTCAGCAAAAATACGTTCACCTACATCGCCGCCATGCAACTGGTCACAGCGAACCTAGTAGACCTTAAGTCCCTCTCTGAACGGGCAAGAGCCATTTACAAGAAAATGAGGGAGGAGCATTTGTTTTTGACTGGTCACAGCGACTATCCTCTTGCTGTCATGCTGGCTCAACACGACCGTCAGACAGATGAGATGATTTCTTATATTGAAGACCTGTACAGCAAGCTTTCGCAAAACGGATTCCGGAAAGGAAACGATCTGCAAAGCATGAGCCATATACTATCACTAAATGAAAATAGCACTGCAGATGACATGGTTGCTCTATCCACTGAAATCTATGACAGAATGAAAAAAGAAGGAATCAAACCCAAGTCCATGTTCTACCCACAGATTGCGCTGCTCACCTTAATTGAAAAAGGCAACGACAATCTTTCGGAAATAAAAGCAATATGGGAGCAACTGAACGCAGAGAAGCTTTTTAAATGGAAAAAAGACATCAATTTCATGATGGCCGTTAATTTCGTCATCAGTGACAAAGTCGAACATTCACCCCTGCTTCAGACCAATCTTTCTACCACAATTGAAACATTGATCCAGGCTCAGCAAGCAGCATCGATCGCAGCTATTTCAAGTGCAGCTGTCGTGGCTTCTTCATCTGGAGGGGAATAA
- the licT gene encoding BglG family transcription antiterminator LicT yields MKINKILNNNVIVSTKDKQEVIVMGRGIAFNKRVGDDIDQDKVEKIFTSEDQDLTKKFKTLIADIPMEYMELSEEIIQYAKHKLGKKLNDSIYISLTDHIHFAIERYHNNLPIKNGLLWETKNLYKQEFEIGLEALNMICDQFNVILPEDEAGFIALHLVNAQLNEEMTNTVDMTKVIQDILTIVKYSFKIEFDENSLNYHRFITHLKFFAHRLVKGEHYKDGKDDLLNVIINKYPDAYQCSLKIKKFVEKQYRYELTEQEILYLTIHIERVVKR; encoded by the coding sequence GTGAAGATCAACAAAATACTGAACAACAATGTAATTGTCTCTACAAAGGATAAGCAGGAAGTAATCGTTATGGGGCGAGGGATTGCCTTTAATAAACGGGTTGGAGATGACATCGATCAAGATAAGGTAGAAAAGATTTTCACTTCGGAAGACCAGGATCTTACAAAGAAGTTTAAGACCTTAATTGCGGATATCCCGATGGAATACATGGAGCTGTCGGAAGAAATCATTCAGTATGCTAAGCACAAGCTTGGTAAAAAGCTGAATGATAGTATCTACATCTCTCTTACTGATCATATTCATTTTGCAATTGAGCGCTATCATAATAACCTTCCAATCAAAAACGGATTGCTCTGGGAAACAAAGAACCTGTATAAACAGGAATTCGAAATTGGACTTGAAGCGTTGAATATGATTTGTGACCAGTTCAATGTAATTTTGCCAGAAGATGAGGCAGGGTTTATCGCGCTGCATCTCGTTAATGCTCAGTTAAATGAGGAAATGACGAATACGGTCGATATGACCAAGGTGATTCAAGATATTCTAACCATTGTGAAATATAGCTTCAAAATTGAGTTTGATGAAAATTCCTTGAACTATCACCGTTTTATTACTCATCTGAAGTTCTTTGCTCATCGATTGGTCAAAGGTGAGCACTATAAAGATGGGAAAGACGATCTTCTAAATGTCATTATTAATAAGTATCCTGATGCTTATCAATGCTCACTAAAAATCAAAAAGTTTGTGGAAAAGCAATATCGATATGAGCTAACGGAACAAGAGATTCTCTATCTGACGATTCATATCGAACGTGTAGTTAAAAGATAA
- a CDS encoding beta-glucoside-specific PTS transporter subunit IIABC has translation MNHQELGIKILELVGGEENVQSVIHCMTRLRFNLRDNNKVKRSELENLDGVMGTNISGSQFQIIIGNDVPKVYKEIIKNSNLNEDSNNGEKSGGRNVISAIFDVISGVFTPILPAIAGAGMIKGILAILSTFGWLDPASQTYIILNAIGDGAFYFLPILLAVSSARKFGSNPYIAATIAAAILHPTLTALFSAGEPVKFIGLPVIAAVYSSTVIPIILAIWIASHVEKFVDKFTHNSLKLIVVPTLTILFVVPVTLMTVGPLGVVFGDYLSSGLSFLFSDYGFIAMVLLAGTFSLIIMTGMHYALVPIMINNLTVKGIDYLMPAMFLANMGQAGAAFAVFLKSKNKKFKSLSLTVSITALMGITEPAMYGVNVRLKKPFAGALLGAAVGGLYYAFTGVAAYILGGSAGLPGVTSFIGPTFVHALIGLAVAFFAATIISYLLGFEDIPEENKEEMKADVAANLPVAEGDSVLISPVKGEVVKLSEVSDPTFSSEVMGEGIAIRPHDGKIVSPVNGVVTTLFRTKHAIGITSEEGAEILIHVGIDTVKLEGKHFEALIQQGDSVVVGQPLLEVDIDAIKQEGFDTVTPVIITNTTSFTKVDKTNLATVTHKDVLLRLEAENLNKSAV, from the coding sequence ATGAACCATCAAGAGCTAGGTATAAAAATTTTAGAGCTGGTCGGCGGGGAGGAAAATGTTCAAAGTGTGATCCACTGTATGACCAGACTTCGATTTAACCTTCGTGATAACAACAAGGTGAAACGCAGTGAGTTGGAAAATTTGGATGGTGTCATGGGCACGAATATAAGCGGTTCACAGTTCCAGATCATTATCGGGAATGACGTACCGAAAGTGTATAAAGAAATCATCAAAAATAGTAATTTAAATGAAGACAGTAACAATGGAGAGAAGTCAGGCGGAAGAAACGTTATCAGTGCAATCTTTGATGTGATCTCTGGTGTTTTCACTCCGATTCTTCCGGCGATTGCAGGGGCAGGTATGATCAAAGGTATCCTGGCGATCCTGTCAACATTCGGATGGCTTGATCCAGCCTCTCAGACATACATCATTTTAAATGCCATTGGGGACGGAGCATTTTACTTCTTGCCAATCCTGTTAGCTGTCAGTTCAGCTCGTAAATTTGGAAGTAATCCATATATAGCAGCAACTATAGCGGCAGCGATTTTGCATCCGACACTAACAGCTTTATTTAGTGCAGGTGAACCGGTCAAGTTCATTGGCTTGCCTGTAATAGCAGCAGTTTATTCTTCAACCGTTATTCCGATTATCCTGGCTATTTGGATCGCTTCACATGTTGAAAAGTTTGTAGACAAATTTACTCATAACTCTTTGAAACTGATTGTTGTACCGACACTAACCATTTTGTTTGTTGTACCGGTTACATTAATGACAGTCGGGCCGCTGGGTGTTGTTTTTGGGGATTATTTATCTAGTGGTTTAAGCTTCTTATTTAGCGATTATGGATTTATTGCAATGGTTTTACTGGCCGGAACTTTCTCGCTAATCATTATGACAGGTATGCATTATGCCTTAGTACCTATTATGATCAACAACCTGACAGTAAAAGGGATTGATTATTTAATGCCTGCAATGTTCCTGGCGAATATGGGGCAAGCAGGAGCAGCATTCGCTGTATTCCTGAAATCAAAAAACAAAAAGTTTAAATCTCTATCATTAACTGTCTCTATTACTGCACTTATGGGTATTACAGAGCCTGCGATGTATGGAGTGAACGTAAGACTTAAAAAGCCATTTGCTGGCGCTTTATTAGGGGCAGCTGTTGGAGGACTCTATTACGCATTCACAGGCGTTGCTGCGTATATCCTGGGAGGAAGCGCTGGTTTGCCTGGAGTTACATCATTTATCGGCCCAACTTTTGTGCATGCACTAATCGGGCTTGCCGTTGCCTTCTTTGCGGCAACCATCATTTCATATCTGTTAGGGTTTGAAGATATTCCTGAAGAAAACAAGGAAGAAATGAAAGCTGATGTAGCTGCGAATCTTCCAGTAGCAGAAGGTGATTCTGTATTAATAAGCCCGGTCAAAGGGGAAGTTGTCAAACTTTCTGAAGTTAGTGATCCAACCTTTTCATCTGAAGTAATGGGTGAAGGAATTGCGATTAGACCGCATGATGGAAAAATTGTTTCTCCTGTTAATGGCGTTGTGACAACACTTTTTAGAACCAAACATGCGATAGGTATTACATCTGAAGAAGGTGCTGAAATCTTGATCCATGTTGGAATTGATACCGTAAAACTGGAAGGTAAACATTTTGAGGCGCTGATTCAACAGGGAGACTCAGTGGTGGTTGGCCAGCCATTATTAGAAGTGGACATTGATGCCATCAAGCAAGAAGGCTTTGATACGGTAACACCTGTCATTATCACAAATACCACTTCTTTTACAAAAGTGGATAAAACCAATCTGGCCACTGTTACACATAAAGATGTTCTATTAAGACTTGAAGCCGAAAATTTGAATAAGAGTGCGGTTTAA
- a CDS encoding glycoside hydrolase family 1 protein, which yields MNFPENFLWGGATAANQLEGASQEGGKGLNLADVLPGGKSRLKLLSQPGFDFEMDTEKFTYPNHEAIDFYHRYKEDIALFAEMGFKVFRMSIAWSRIFPNGDELEPNEEGLAFYDRVFDELHKYGIEPLVTIAHYETPLHLIKEYGGWKNRKLIEFFERYVTVIFNRYKDKVKYWLTFNEINGATHFPLFGLGFSATSEESRLQESFQGLHHQFVASAIAVKLGHQIIPGSQIGNMLIYAPTYSYDSNPENVMHALEDGRIFNFFCGDVQVRGEYPTFINRYFKENDIKIEMHEGDLETIKEGTVDFISFSYYMSRTEKKQKTPEEVGEGNLIGGVKNPFLKASDWGWEIDPTGLRVALNELYDRYQKPLMVVENGLGAYDKVEEDGSINDDYRIDYLRDHIKAMGEAVEDGVDLIGYTSWGCIDLVSASSGEYSKRYGFIYVDKHDDGSGTLERSRKKSFYWYKDVISSNGEKL from the coding sequence ATGAATTTTCCTGAGAACTTTTTATGGGGCGGTGCGACAGCTGCCAATCAATTAGAAGGCGCATCTCAAGAAGGTGGAAAAGGTCTTAACCTTGCAGATGTTTTACCTGGAGGAAAATCTCGTCTTAAGCTTCTTTCGCAGCCGGGATTTGATTTTGAAATGGACACAGAAAAGTTTACTTATCCAAACCATGAGGCGATTGACTTCTACCACCGTTATAAAGAAGATATTGCTCTGTTTGCGGAAATGGGCTTTAAAGTGTTCCGTATGAGTATTGCGTGGAGCCGTATTTTCCCTAATGGTGATGAGCTTGAACCAAATGAAGAAGGACTGGCTTTCTACGATCGAGTATTTGATGAACTCCATAAATACGGAATCGAGCCATTGGTGACAATTGCGCACTATGAAACGCCATTGCATTTGATTAAAGAATATGGTGGATGGAAAAACCGTAAACTGATTGAGTTCTTCGAGCGTTATGTAACAGTTATTTTTAACCGCTATAAAGATAAAGTGAAATATTGGCTCACATTTAATGAAATCAATGGTGCCACACACTTCCCGCTGTTTGGTCTGGGATTCTCAGCAACCAGTGAGGAATCACGTCTTCAGGAAAGCTTCCAGGGACTGCACCATCAATTTGTCGCAAGTGCAATTGCTGTAAAACTAGGGCATCAAATCATCCCTGGATCACAGATTGGCAACATGCTGATATACGCACCAACTTATTCATACGATTCCAATCCTGAAAATGTAATGCATGCTTTGGAAGATGGTAGAATCTTTAATTTCTTCTGTGGAGATGTACAGGTTCGCGGAGAATATCCAACGTTCATTAATCGTTATTTCAAAGAAAACGATATTAAGATTGAGATGCACGAAGGTGATTTAGAGACCATCAAAGAAGGAACGGTAGACTTCATTTCATTTAGCTACTACATGTCAAGAACAGAGAAAAAGCAGAAAACACCAGAAGAGGTTGGAGAAGGAAACCTGATTGGTGGTGTAAAAAATCCATTCCTGAAGGCAAGTGACTGGGGATGGGAGATCGATCCGACGGGCCTTCGTGTAGCACTGAATGAATTATACGACCGTTATCAAAAACCGCTGATGGTCGTTGAAAATGGATTAGGCGCCTACGATAAGGTTGAAGAAGATGGAAGCATCAACGACGATTATCGTATTGATTATCTGCGTGACCATATTAAAGCAATGGGAGAAGCCGTTGAAGATGGTGTAGATCTCATTGGATATACATCCTGGGGCTGCATCGACTTAGTAAGCGCCTCATCTGGAGAATATTCCAAGCGATACGGATTCATCTATGTCGACAAACATGACGATGGAAGCGGAACATTGGAAAGAAGCAGAAAGAAATCATTCTATTGGTATAAAGATGTAATTAGCAGTAATGGGGAAAAGCTGTAA
- a CDS encoding thioredoxin family protein yields the protein MKTEQQYFEEGKSIQAYMDEMGTLKEESFAVYEQFQLPADGFAEKLKQNQLHFLTITEDWCGDAMMINPVIRKLAEAANIEMRVALRDADTDLIDRHLTNGGRAIPMILIFNNQGDLLGKWGPRAPKAQQIVDEVRAVLPPKEDPSFAEKQKEAFGSLRKRYTEDPVLWSDVYDSFKETILAILK from the coding sequence ATGAAAACAGAACAACAGTATTTTGAAGAGGGAAAATCAATTCAAGCTTATATGGATGAAATGGGCACATTAAAAGAGGAAAGTTTTGCTGTTTATGAACAATTTCAACTCCCTGCAGATGGATTTGCTGAAAAGTTAAAACAAAATCAACTTCATTTCCTAACGATTACCGAAGATTGGTGTGGAGATGCCATGATGATTAATCCTGTTATTCGCAAATTAGCTGAAGCTGCCAATATTGAAATGCGCGTCGCATTACGAGATGCAGATACAGATTTGATTGATCGTCACTTAACAAACGGTGGACGTGCCATTCCAATGATTTTAATCTTTAATAATCAAGGAGATTTACTTGGAAAGTGGGGACCTCGTGCACCCAAAGCTCAGCAAATCGTTGATGAAGTTCGTGCTGTGTTGCCACCAAAAGAGGATCCTTCCTTTGCGGAGAAACAAAAAGAAGCCTTTGGTTCTTTAAGAAAAAGGTATACAGAGGATCCGGTTCTGTGGTCAGATGTTTATGATAGTTTCAAAGAGACGATATTAGCTATTTTGAAGTGA